Genomic DNA from Paenibacillus sp. KS-LC4:
AGGGAAATAAGTCGTTTGCAGCCACAGCGGTCCGCCATTTTCCGTCATAATCGGAGCGATAACGTTTATAAGCTGAGCCAGGCAAGCGATTTTCACCCGATCCGCGTGCTTAAGCAGTGTAATGACGAAGCAGCCGACAGCAAGCGCATCCTCAAGCGTATAGACATCCTCAAATTCTGGCGGCGCAATATGCCAGCGTTCCTCGGCCCGGCTTGTGCCAATGGAATTCCATACATTCCACTCATCGAGCGACAGCATGAGCTTCTTCTTGCTGCGCTTCTTCGCCTTCATGTAATCCGCAATCGCCGTTACGCTGTAGATGAATTGATCCATATCGAGCGATTTTGCAAGGAAATTTTCCGAGTTGTTCTCATTATTGTTGTAATACGTATGCAGCGACAGGTAGTCAACCTGATCATACGTCAAATCCAGAACGGTCGCTTCCCAATCGGCAAAGGTGCTCATGCCGCTCGATGAGCTGCCGCAAGCAACAAGCTCGATGGATGGATCAACCCAGCGCATCACTTTAGCCGTTTCATTTGCAAGCCTGCCGTATTCAACGGCTGTTTTGGCACCGATTTGCCAAGGACCGTCCATTTCATTGCCCAAACACCACGTTTTGAACTTATGAGGTTCTTTATAGCCGTGTGAAATGCGCAGATCGCTATAATAGGAGCCGGATGGATGATTGCAATATTCAACGAGATTGCGTGCCGCATCGACGCCGCGCGTGCCAAGATTGACCGCCATCATGACTTCGGAGCCTACGAGCTTAGCCCAATCGGCAAATTCGTTTGTGCCCACCTCATTCGTTTCGGTTGTCCACCAAGCCAGCTCAAGCAGACGCTTGCGTTCTTCCTTCGGGCCAACGCCATCCTCCCAATTGTAGCCAGAGACGAAATTTCCGCCTGGATAGCGTATAATAGGAACGTTGAGTGCTTTAATCGCTTCGAGCGCATCGCGGCGGAAGCCGTTCTCATCAGCCGTCGGATGGCCCGGCTCATAAATGCCTCCGTATACAGCGCGTCCCAGATGCTCAATGAATGATCCATATAGACGCGGGTCAACCTCGGCAATTTTAAAATGTTTATCAATGAGCATCGTTGATTTCAATGACATAATGGTAAACCTCCTATTGATTGAATTAGCCAAAAACTGAATTCATGTACTTGCTAACTACTTATATTTTTAACATAATGAATAAATACAAGCAATGATTAAGCGCTGTAATGAAGAAGGATAAGCTAAATTGCTAATCCTATAATTAGGATGTGACAGAATGTACTTAACGACGAATGCGGAGTCGCTTCGAGTTTACGAAGCGCTGGCAAGCGAGGTTCGCCTGCAAATTATTGATTTGCTGGATGAGCGTGAACGTCATATTAAAGAGCTGGCAGCGGAGCTTTATTTGAGCAGCGCGATTGTCAGCACCCATGTGAGCAAGCTTCAGCAGGCGGGTATTGTGACGAGCAAAATGAAGCGCGTAGGTGGCGGGACGTATAAATATTGCTCACTTTCGGCCGAATATTTGCAAATCAGGCTGTCAAAGCCTAATGACCAGAAGCGAAAAAATATGGAAACGATGCTGCCAGTCGGCCATTATACCGATGTAGCGGCCTTCCCAACCTGCGGCATTGCAACCGTGGAGAAGCTGATTGGCCAATATGATAATCCTAAATATTTTTTGGACCCGGAGCGGATGAATGCCGGCATTTTATGGTTTGCCAGAGGCTATGTCGAATATAAGGTGCCCAATCATCTATTTGTTGATCAGCGGGTGCAGGAATTGGAAATTTCACTGGAGATAGGATCTGAAGCGCCGCAAATTAATGAAAATTGGCCCTCGGATATTCGCTTTTTTATTAATGGCTTGTATTTGGGCGAATGGACGAGTCCGGGCGACTTTGGACGTGTGCGTGGACGGCTGTCACCGGATTGGTGGCAGGGCGATGTGAATCAGTATGGCTTGCTTAAGGTGCTGCGTCTCAATGCGAATGGAACCTTCATTGATGGCTTGCAAATATCCGAGCTGACGATTCATGATTTGGATTGGGAAACCCCGTTTCTGACGCTTCGCATCAGCGCCGAGGAAAGCGTTCCGGGCAGGGGAGGATTAACCTTGTACGGCAAAGGGTTTGGCAATTACAATCAAGATATAAGAATTCGTACCTATTATGATTAAACCCCAAACACTTCAATGGAAATAGCTGGATGAAAATGGAGGGATCGTAGTGGCGCCTTATTGTCGTGTGCTCATTGTAGATGATGAAATATTAGTCAGACAAGGCATTAAGCACTTATTGAATTGGGAAAAGGAAGGCTTTCAAATCGTCGGCGAAGCGGCGAGTGGAACGGAGGCGCTGGAGAAAATTCAGCAGCTGGAGCCGCATATCGTCATAACGGATATTGTAATGCCTGTCATGGATGGTGCCGAGCTGACCCGAATGGTCAAAGCGAGATACCCGGAAATTGAAGTGATTGTGCTTAGCAGCTTTGGGGAATTTGATTATGTAAGATCGACCTTTCAAAGCGGCGTTGCCGATTATATATTGAAGCCTAAGCTAGAGGCGACGCATCTGCTTGAGGTTTTAAAGCGTACTGCTCAGCGAATTCCTTCCTTGAAGCTGGAGCATGCACCAGCCGATAGAGACACAACGGTGCAGCTATTGCTGGATATGCTGATGGATGGCTTTGGCGTAGAGCTTGACGAGGAAGTGGGGGCGGAAGCATTTCCTTACAGCAGCTTTCGAATGCTTGGTGCAGAATACAAGTCGGCAGGAGACATAAAGGCTGTGGAAGCGGTGGCGGAGCTGCTGAAAAAAAGGATGGAGGCAGAGCTTGTCGTTTCCCTGGAGGAGTCGGTTTATTTTCCGCTAAGGGTGGAAAAGGGACGTGTCGTGCTGCTTATTAATTTGAATGAGCGGGAAAGCCAGCAGCTTGCTGCCGCCGCGCGCAGATTGGATGAGTGGACGGGCGAGCAGCAGCTTGAGGCAAGATGGACGCTGGGAGAGCCGTTTAGCGATTACACCGAGGTAGGCGATCATTTTAAGCTCAGCTTTCTGAAAATGAGTGAATACCGCTTTTTTCTGACGGAGCCGAACCGTCTGCTTGTTGCAGGGGAGCTGCCCTATATGCCGCCTGATGAAGAGAAATTTGATTTGCCAAGGTTTTCAGAGCAGCTGAGCAAGCAGCAGTTTGAGAGCGCTTTTAGCGATCTGCTCGCTCATGTGCAGGGCGCTCCGCATTTTTATAAGAAGGACGTATTCGAGTTTAAGTCCTTCCTTAGCAATATTATTTTTAATATAACGATTGTAGTGGGCCGTCTGGAGGTGGATGCCAAGCATTTGGAAGAGGCGAAATACCGCTATTTTAAGGACATAGGCGATGCCTTGCATATAAGTGAAGCGATTCAATTAATGGAGTCTTTCGTGAGCGAGGCGGAGACTGTACTGGCAACCCGCAAGCAGGCAGCAGGCAATCCGAATATGGCCATGCTGCTTGCCTATATAGGCGAGCATTTTGCGGAGCCTCTAAGCCTGACGGAGCTGGCGAAGCATTTTCATTTTAACCCGTCGTATTTGTCTACGTATTTCAGCTCGCATAATAATGAAGGCTTTAGTGAATATTTGAACAAAATTCGAGTGGAAAAGGCGGCAGAACTGCTGTTGGCGGATACGGCATCCATTTCGGAAATAAGCGGCATGGTGGGGTACTCGGATCATAGTTATTTTACAAAGGTGTTCAAAAAAATAACGGGTCTGTCGCCAAGTCATTATCGGAAACAATATGTCAACCAGAAAAGGGACTAGTGCATGAAGGCATTTTTGGCAAAATTTAAATACCACGGCTTGTTTATTAAAATGTTTACCGTCACCTTAGTCAGCATCATTTCGGTTTCGCTGCTTACTACGCTTGTAATGCTGCAAATGTCGCAGCGATTATTTATGGATACCTTCAGCATTACGAATGGAAAAATCATGAACCAGGTGCAGACGAATTTTGAATCGTTCAGCTATTCCATCGTGACGGCTACCAATACCGTTCAGCAGAGCGGAACGCTCAAATCGTTTCTGACTGATCCGGATGAGCGAACCATTCCGACGTTGCGAAGATATTATGAAGCAAACACACAAGTAAAACGGATTCAATCAGGAGTCGCTGCATATCCAGTGACAATTACGATTACAGGCATAAATGGTCGAAGTCATTCGACGGATGGCGCCTATTGGCCACGCTCTGCGGCGAAGCTTCGCAGCAGCGAGCTGACGGAGAATGCGCTGAAGGAGCCTCGCCGAATTTTATATGAGCTCGATCGAGACAGTCTGACAGACAAGGGTGCCCCAGATCCGGTTATTGTAGCTACCAAAGCGCTGCTGGAGCGGACAAGCGGCCAACTGTACGGCCAGCTTTATTTTGCAATTAGGGAGAAGGAGTTTCAAAAGTTTTACACAAGCTTCACCAGCAGTGGGAATAACGTAGTCATATTAAATCGAGCAGGCATGATCGTTTCAAGCAACAGCGAGCAGTTAATCGGCACAACAGCACCAGAGCTGCTCGCTGTTGCCAAGCAAATTGAGGAGCAGCAGCTAGATGTAATGGATACAAAGGCTATGGGAAAAAGCAGCCTTGTATTGTCCAAATATTTGCCGACCTATGATTTTTATTTGGTGAATTTAATTGATAAGCAGCAGGTTATGAGTCAAATGGTTGATTTCAAGAGGGTTGCCCTCATCTCCCTTGCCATCGTACTGCTGGCTCTCATTATCGTCTTTGTCATTTCAAGGCGCCTGACGAAATCGCTGACGCTGCTGGCGCGGCAAATTTCACGCGTGACGAAAAATGATTTCAATAATTACACTTCGGTAACGGGAAGCTACGAGATCAAGCAGCTCGGCAATGCCTACAACTATATGCTGGATGAGCTGAACGATTATGTTAAGCGGCTTATCCAGACACAGAAGGATCAGCGTAATGCGGAGCTGTCTGCGCTGCAAATGCAGATCAATCCACATTTTTTATATAATACGCTGGCGTCGATTAAAATTTTGGTTCAGCAGGGCAATAAGGATAAGGCCGCGGAAACGATAAACGCGCTGATCTCTTTGCTGCAAAATACCGTAAGCAATATAAGCGAGACGATTACGGTTTCACAGGAGCTCGTCAACCTCAAAAACTATGTATTTATTAACCATGTGCGGTATGGCGAGCAGATTCGGGTCAACTACTTTGCTGACAAGGATTGTATGGGTGCTCATTTACCGAAGCTCGTTATCCAGCCGTTTATGGAGAATGCTTTTTTCCATGCCTTCCATGAGCGCAGCGAGGGATATATATATGTACTTATTTCCCGTGAGGGCGAATCGCTCATTTGTGAGGTCGTGGACAATGGGGTCGGCATTAGCGGTCTGAGTAACGGTGAAGCTGGAGCCGAGACTAACGAAGCAGCTCAAAATAACGATGAGCGCGGGGTGCATTCGGCAAGTCATTTCTTCTCGGGCATTGGCATACGCAATGTGCATGACCGCTTGACCTTGCTTTATGGTGAAGGCTACGGGGTGACGATTGTCAGTGACCCAGGTCAAGGGACACGGGTGAAAATCAAGCTGCCTTTGTTATTTGAGTAATGATTTTTTAAAGTAGCGGCTCGCAGGATCAATCCTGCATGAGCCGCTGTTTTTTTACAATAGCGCCACTAAATTGATGAGGTCAGTATAATAGTAGCCGAACAAGCACAAAATTCAAATACATCTTTTACATGCGCAAGGAGGTTGATTATTGATAAAAATTGGAAATTGGCACTTGGCAATGAAAAAAGAGAAATGAGCCACATTGGAGCGCTCAATCCAGTACTTAGAAGATGAAGCCTGATCTTTCCAACTGCCGTCTAAATATATTACCAATAAGCAAATTAATTACTATTGGAAAAAAATAACTGCTGTTTATGTAATAAAAGAATGACAAATCCCTATAAAGATATTGCTATCGAACACAATAAACAGATTGTTATAATGAATGATGTTAGCCGGCAAACGCTTTCAGTTATGCAGACAATGATAAAGGGGTTGGGTTTCGTGAAAAAAATGCTTGCCATCCTTTTGGCCAGCTTCGTGCTGCTCACAGCATGTTCAGCTAAAACAGACAATGCTACAAATACAGGCAGCGGAAACGCAGCAGGAACAGGTACTAAAGAAATTACAGTTTGGGCATGGGACAAGACGTTTAACATCGGCGCTATGGAGCGTGCGGGTGCGGCTTATGCTGCTAAGCATCCTGATTCCGGCGTAAAACTTAACATTGTTGAAAATGCACAAGCTGACATTATTCAGAAGCTGAATGCAGGTCTTAACTCTGGTACTACAAAAGGTCTTCCAACGATCATTCTGATTGAAGACTACCGTGCGCAAAGCTTCCTGCAAGCTTACCCGGATGCTTTCTTTGATCTGTCTGACTACATCAAGCCAGCAGACTTTGCTGAATACAAAATTGGACCAACAAGCCTTGATGGTAAACAGTATGGCGTACCGTTTGACTCCGGCGTAGCGGGACTTTATGTAAGAACAGACTACTTGGAGCAAGCTGGCTACAAAGTAGCTGATTTGCAAAACCTGAACTGGGATCAAGTTATTGAGATCGGTAAAGCTGTAAAAGCAAAAACAGGCAAGCAATTGCTTTCCCTAGATCCTAATGACCTGGGTATTATCCGGATGATGATTCAGTCCGCTGGATCATGGTACCTGAAGGCTGATGGCGTAACACCTGATATTGCAGGCAACGTAGCACTGAAAGAAGCTTTCGAAACGTACAAAAAAATGATGGAAGCTGACATTGTAAAAGTGCATTCCGACTGGAGCCAGTTTGTTGCAGGCTTTAACAGCGGCGATGTAGCAAGCATTCCAACAGGAAACTGGATTACAGCTTCCGTGAAAGCAGAAGCTTCGCAATCCGGCAAATGGGCTGTAGTGCCATTCCCTAAACTGACGAACAACGCGGCTTCCGTTAACGCTTCGAACCTTGGCGGCAGCTCGTGGTATGTGATGAACGTTGATGGCAAAGAAGCGGCAGCAGAGTTTTTGAAAGAAACGTTTGGTTCTGACGTGGATCTGTATCAAACGCTCGCTAAAGATATCGGCGCTATCGGCACACTGAAAGCGGCAGCTGACGGCGAAGCTTATAAAGCGGCTGATGATTTCTTCGGCGGACAAAAAACAGTAGCTGATTTCGCAAAATGGACTGCAGAAATTCCAAGAGTTAACTACGGTATGCATACGTATGCAATCGAGGACATCCTTGTTGTAGAAATGCAAAACTACATGGGCGGCAAAGCAATCGACCAAGTATTGGCTGATGCTCAAGCTCAAGCTGAAACACAAGTTAAATAAATTCGACCATACGGCAGATGAATAAAATCTTGGGCAATCAAAGCCTCGTCAGTATCGTTCGCACTGTTACTGGCGAGAGCGGCGGATTGCCCCGAGATTTTATTTCCGTGAAGAAAGGGGTTAGGCTATCGTGAAAGCAGCGCAGCCTGGCATAAAAATTCGTAATCGAGCAAACTTGACAGGATGGCTGTTCGTCATCATTGCTGTCGTTCTAATAGCAGCATTTTATTTCTACCCAATGGTTCAGGCGCTCCTTCTATCGTTCAAATCCGGCAAAGGGATGAACCTCCACTATGTAGGCTTTGACAATTACATTCGTCTATTCAGTGATCAGACGTTCCGTGTCGCAGTAAAAAATACATTCGTTTATCTCATCATTCAAGTTCCGGTTATGATCGTGCTCGCGATGTTTATTTCCGTGCTGCTGAATGATAGCAAGCTGAAGTTTAAGGGCTTTTTCCGTACAGCGATTTTCCTGCCGGCGGTTACATCTCTTGTAGCTTATTCGGTTATTTTCAAATACTTATTTGCAGGCGACGGTCTTGTGAACGCATTGCTGCTCAAGCTGCATCTGATTGGCACGCCTATTCAATGGATTACAGATCCTTTCTGGGCTAAAATTACGGTTATTATTGCCATTACGTGGCGTTGGACAGGCTATAACATGATTTTCTACTTATCTGCTTTGCAAAATATTGACCATTCGATTTATGAGGCTGCCAAGATCGATGGCGCGTCCTCGACTAGACAATTTTTCGGCATTACAATGCCTTTGCTCAAGCCTATTATTTTATTTACATCCATTACATCGACAATCGGTACACTGCAGCTGTTCGACGAGGTTGTGAACATTACGAAGGGCGGACCAGGCAATGCGTCTATGTCTATCTCCCAGTACATTTACAATCTGTCCTTCAAATATTCCGCAGACTTCGGATATGCAGCAACGGTGTCTTATTCTATTGTAATTATGATTATTATTTTGGCATTTGTTCAGTTTAAAGCGGCAGGTGATAAAAATGGATAAGCTAAAACGGGTATCAATTTATATTTTTCTCAGCGTTGCAGCGTTCGTTTCCATTTTCCCGTTTCTGTGGATGGTCGTCAGCGCGACGAACAGCTCCTCGGATGTAACACAAGGCAGACTGCTTCCAGGCAGCAAGCTTATTGAAAATATTAATAACTTGTTTAGCTCGGTTGACATTGTGCCGGCGCTCACAAATTCTGCTAAAATTTCGATTTCGACGACGGTGCTGGCGATGCTGATTGCTTCGCTTGCAGGGTACGGCTTTGAAATTTATAAAAGCAAGGCAAAGGACATCGTCTTCACGATTTTGCTGCTGTCGATGATGATTCCGTTCGCGGCGATTATGGTTCCGCTGTATCAAATGTTTGCAGGAATTTCGAGCAGCATTCCATTTCTAGGCCTTGATACGCTTTCGGGCGTCGTGCTGCCAACGATGACGACAGCGTTTCTCATCTTCTTTTTCCGTCAAAACACAAAAATGTTTCCGAAAGAGCTGCTCGAGGCAGGTCGGATTGACGGCTTGAACGAGCTGGCCCTGTTCTTCCGCATTTATGTGCCGACGATGAAGACGACGTATGCCGCAGCGGGAATTATTACGTTCATGTCTAGCTGGAACAACTACTTGTGGCCGCTTATCGTGCTGCAATCGCCGGACAAACGTACCATTCCAATGCTCATCTCCAATCTCGGCTCCAGCTACACGCCGGATTACGGCATGATTATGATGGCAATCGTTATTTCAACCATTCCGACGGCGCTTGTGTTCTTCCTGATGCAAAGACACTTTGTAGCAGGTATGACGGGTTCGGTCAAATAATATTTATAGCAAGGGATAGGCGGCTGCATGCCGAGCATGCAGCCGCCTGACTTATCATCTACTTATCATCTACGTAATGGAGGATTTACTTTATGAATACTGCAAAGCCGAGCCTTGACTGGCTAACTGATGTAAGTGTATTTGCTGTTAACCGGGTTCCCGCTCATTCCGATCACCGTTATTATGAAACAGCAGCAGAGGCGGAAGTTGATGGCAGCATGAAGCTGCGTCACAGTCTGAATGGCAGCTGGAAGTTCAACTATGCCGTTAGACCTGCTGATCGTCCGGCCTCTTTTTATGAGCAAACTTTTAATAGCGATAGCTGGGAAGCGATTGAGGTGCCAGGCCATATTCAACTTCAAGGCTTCGGCAAGCCGCAATATGTGAATACGATGTATCCTTGGGATGGACATCATGACCTGCGTCCGCCAGCCATTCCTGAAAATGATAATCCGGTTGGAAGCTATGTAAAGCATTTTTCCGTGCCGCAAAACATGGTTGGCAAGCCGGTATATATTTCTTTCCAAGGCGTAGAATCAGCTTTTTATGTATGGCTGAATGGGGAGTTTGTCGGTTACAGCGAGGACAGCTTTACACCAGCTGAATTTGACTTGACCCCATATTTACAAGATGGAGACAATAGGCTGGCAGTTGAGGTTTATCAGCGCAGCACGGGCAGCTGGCTTGAGGATCAGGATTTCTGGCGTTTTTCCGGTATATTCCGCGATGTCTACTTGTACACGGTTCCGGCTATCCATGTTAACGATTTGTTTGTAAAAACGGAGCTTGATGCAGCTTATGAGCAAGGTACGCTGCAAGTAGATTTGAAGCTTAGCGGTGCGGCTGAAGGCGCAAGCTTGAAGCTGGCTTTGAAGGATGCAGACGGCCAGACCATTGCAGCTGGAGCCGCAGCGGCTAATGCTGCTGGAGTATGGACAGCTTCGCTTGACGCAGGTGCGGTGTCGCTATGGAATGCTGAAAATCCATATTTATACAAACTATATGTAGAGGTCTATAATGCCGCAGGCGAGCTTATTGAAGTCGTTCCGCAGCGCGTAGGCTTCCGAAAATTCGAAATGATTGATAAAGTTATGCATATCAATGGCAAAAGAATTGTTTTCAAAGGCGTTAATCGTCATGAATTTAACCCTCGCAGAGGACGGGCGATTACGGCAGACGATATGCTGTGGGACGTTAAGACGATGAAACAAAACAATCTAAATGCTGTTCGAACTTCCCATTACCCGAACCAATCGTTATGGTATGAGCTGTGTGATATTTACGGATTGTATGTCATTGATGAGATGAATTTGGAAACGCATGGCTCGTGGCAAAAAATGGGCGCGGTAGAGCCATCGTGGAACGTTCCTGCTAATAAGCCGGAGTGGGAGGCCATCGTCATGGATCGGGCGATCTCGATGGTTGAGCGCGACAAAAACCATCCGTCGATTCTTATCTGGTCTGTCGGTAATGAAGCTTACGCAGGTGAGGTATTGCTGAACGTGTCGAACTATTTCCGCAGCACGGACCCTAGCCGTCTCGTTCATTACGAAGGGGTATTCCATAACCGCGACTATGACGCAACGAGCGACATGGAAAGCCGTATGTATGCAAAGCCGGCTGATATCGAGCTTTATTTGAATGATAATCCGCAAAAGCCGTACATTAGCTGTGAGTATATGCATGCAATGGGCAACTCGGTTGGCGGCATGCACAAATATACAGAGCTTGAGCAAAAATATGCGTTGTACCAAGGCGGCTTTATTTGGGATTACATTGATCAGGTCATTGTGAAAAAAGATCGCTACGGCAAGGAGTTCCTCGCTTATGGCGGCGATTTTGACGACCGTGCAACCGATTATAATTTCTGTACGAACGGTATCGTGTATGCCGATCGCAAGGTTTCGCCCAAAATGCAGGAGGTGAAGTTCCTTTATCAGAATATCAAGCTGCTTCCTGACCGTGAAGGCGTGAAAATCGTCAATGAAAATCTGTTCGAAGGAACAGATGCTTATGAGCTTGTTATCAAGCTGCATCTGGAAGGGGCTGAGGTTTTCCGCAGCGTAAGCGAGGTTCAAGTCGCTGCGCAAAGCGAAGCCTACATTCCAGTTGTCCTTCCAGCAGCCGAGCAAGCGGGTGAGTATGTCATTCACGCAGCCTTGCAGCTTAAGGAAGCGACGCTGTGGGCAGAAGCAGGACATGAGCTATCGTTCGGCCAATTCGTATTTTTAGTGGAGCCAAAAGCAGCAGCGGCGCTTCCAGCAGGTGAGCTGCGCGTCGTAGAAGGTGATGTCAACATCGGTGTGCATGGCCGTGATTTTAGCATCATGTTCTCCAAGCAAGCCGGCACATTGACTTCGGTCAGCTATTCGGGTAAAGAGATGATTGCCCTGCCTCCGGCTCCGCTGTTCTGGCGGGCGACGACGGATAATGACAAAGGATTTTCCCTTGGCTTTGATTCCGGCATATGGTTTGCTGCGAGCTTGACACGCAAATGTATTAGCGTTGTTTTGACGCAAGAGACGGGAACCGCAACGGTAACGTTCCAATATCGTCTTAGCATCAGCGCTGATGTATTGGTGACAGTGGCCTATACTGTTCTGGGTGACGGAAGCGTGCAGGTGAAATCGCGTTATGAGGGAGCGGCGAATTTGCCGAAGCTGCCGATTTTCGCACTTTCGTTCAAGGTGCCTGCGGACTATCATAACCTGAACTGGTATGCGATGGGTCCAGATGAGAACTACATTGACCGTGCATTCGGAGCGCGTCTTGGCGAGTTCCAAAACGTTGCCGCAGATAATGTATCCGGTTATGTTGTACCGCAAGAATCGGGCAATCGTACTGGCGTCCGCCGCGTAAGCATTACGAATGATCTCGGACGAGGCCTGCGCATTACGGCACCAGCGACTCAGCCTGTGGAATGCAATATTGCGCCTTATACCGCATTTGAGCTGGAGAGCGCTCAGCATCACCATGAGCTTCCAAACGTTCATTATACGGTCGTAACGGTAGCTGGCAGACAAATGGGTGTTGGCGGTGACGACAGCTGGGGTGCGCCTGTCCATGATGAATATTTAATCCAAGCGGATCAGGAGCTGGCTTTTGAGTTTTTAATCAGTCGAGTATAAAAGTTGAAGCTAAGAGCAATTTGTGCATGAATTGCTGTATTACGACAATGAGAAGAAGAGGAGGGCATTTGCTCTCCTCTTCTTCTCATTATATTAAAAATTTTTAATTTTAATTTTAACGCTTCAGCTGCTCGAAATCCGCCCGTGTCATTCCGTAAAAAACCAAGTCCTCAAATTCGCCCCATTTGAAAATATGCTGCTTAAATTCACCTTCATATTTCATCCCGATTTTTTTCATGACGTTGGAGGAGGCGGGGTTTTTAGCCATAGCTGCTGCCATAATTTTATTCAACTCCAATTGCTCGAAGCCGAACTGGATAACACGCTTAGCGGCTTCCGTCGCATAGCCATGCCCCCAATAAGGCTTTCCAGACCAGTAGGACAACTCGCCGCGCTGATCCGGCTTGCTAAGGTTCAAGCTCAT
This window encodes:
- a CDS encoding sensor histidine kinase, which gives rise to MKAFLAKFKYHGLFIKMFTVTLVSIISVSLLTTLVMLQMSQRLFMDTFSITNGKIMNQVQTNFESFSYSIVTATNTVQQSGTLKSFLTDPDERTIPTLRRYYEANTQVKRIQSGVAAYPVTITITGINGRSHSTDGAYWPRSAAKLRSSELTENALKEPRRILYELDRDSLTDKGAPDPVIVATKALLERTSGQLYGQLYFAIREKEFQKFYTSFTSSGNNVVILNRAGMIVSSNSEQLIGTTAPELLAVAKQIEEQQLDVMDTKAMGKSSLVLSKYLPTYDFYLVNLIDKQQVMSQMVDFKRVALISLAIVLLALIIVFVISRRLTKSLTLLARQISRVTKNDFNNYTSVTGSYEIKQLGNAYNYMLDELNDYVKRLIQTQKDQRNAELSALQMQINPHFLYNTLASIKILVQQGNKDKAAETINALISLLQNTVSNISETITVSQELVNLKNYVFINHVRYGEQIRVNYFADKDCMGAHLPKLVIQPFMENAFFHAFHERSEGYIYVLISREGESLICEVVDNGVGISGLSNGEAGAETNEAAQNNDERGVHSASHFFSGIGIRNVHDRLTLLYGEGYGVTIVSDPGQGTRVKIKLPLLFE
- a CDS encoding sugar ABC transporter permease, which produces MKAAQPGIKIRNRANLTGWLFVIIAVVLIAAFYFYPMVQALLLSFKSGKGMNLHYVGFDNYIRLFSDQTFRVAVKNTFVYLIIQVPVMIVLAMFISVLLNDSKLKFKGFFRTAIFLPAVTSLVAYSVIFKYLFAGDGLVNALLLKLHLIGTPIQWITDPFWAKITVIIAITWRWTGYNMIFYLSALQNIDHSIYEAAKIDGASSTRQFFGITMPLLKPIILFTSITSTIGTLQLFDEVVNITKGGPGNASMSISQYIYNLSFKYSADFGYAATVSYSIVIMIIILAFVQFKAAGDKNG
- a CDS encoding extracellular solute-binding protein, producing MKKMLAILLASFVLLTACSAKTDNATNTGSGNAAGTGTKEITVWAWDKTFNIGAMERAGAAYAAKHPDSGVKLNIVENAQADIIQKLNAGLNSGTTKGLPTIILIEDYRAQSFLQAYPDAFFDLSDYIKPADFAEYKIGPTSLDGKQYGVPFDSGVAGLYVRTDYLEQAGYKVADLQNLNWDQVIEIGKAVKAKTGKQLLSLDPNDLGIIRMMIQSAGSWYLKADGVTPDIAGNVALKEAFETYKKMMEADIVKVHSDWSQFVAGFNSGDVASIPTGNWITASVKAEASQSGKWAVVPFPKLTNNAASVNASNLGGSSWYVMNVDGKEAAAEFLKETFGSDVDLYQTLAKDIGAIGTLKAAADGEAYKAADDFFGGQKTVADFAKWTAEIPRVNYGMHTYAIEDILVVEMQNYMGGKAIDQVLADAQAQAETQVK
- a CDS encoding response regulator transcription factor, which translates into the protein MAPYCRVLIVDDEILVRQGIKHLLNWEKEGFQIVGEAASGTEALEKIQQLEPHIVITDIVMPVMDGAELTRMVKARYPEIEVIVLSSFGEFDYVRSTFQSGVADYILKPKLEATHLLEVLKRTAQRIPSLKLEHAPADRDTTVQLLLDMLMDGFGVELDEEVGAEAFPYSSFRMLGAEYKSAGDIKAVEAVAELLKKRMEAELVVSLEESVYFPLRVEKGRVVLLINLNERESQQLAAAARRLDEWTGEQQLEARWTLGEPFSDYTEVGDHFKLSFLKMSEYRFFLTEPNRLLVAGELPYMPPDEEKFDLPRFSEQLSKQQFESAFSDLLAHVQGAPHFYKKDVFEFKSFLSNIIFNITIVVGRLEVDAKHLEEAKYRYFKDIGDALHISEAIQLMESFVSEAETVLATRKQAAGNPNMAMLLAYIGEHFAEPLSLTELAKHFHFNPSYLSTYFSSHNNEGFSEYLNKIRVEKAAELLLADTASISEISGMVGYSDHSYFTKVFKKITGLSPSHYRKQYVNQKRD
- a CDS encoding alpha-N-arabinofuranosidase, producing MSLKSTMLIDKHFKIAEVDPRLYGSFIEHLGRAVYGGIYEPGHPTADENGFRRDALEAIKALNVPIIRYPGGNFVSGYNWEDGVGPKEERKRLLELAWWTTETNEVGTNEFADWAKLVGSEVMMAVNLGTRGVDAARNLVEYCNHPSGSYYSDLRISHGYKEPHKFKTWCLGNEMDGPWQIGAKTAVEYGRLANETAKVMRWVDPSIELVACGSSSSGMSTFADWEATVLDLTYDQVDYLSLHTYYNNNENNSENFLAKSLDMDQFIYSVTAIADYMKAKKRSKKKLMLSLDEWNVWNSIGTSRAEERWHIAPPEFEDVYTLEDALAVGCFVITLLKHADRVKIACLAQLINVIAPIMTENGGPLWLQTTYFPYKHASLYGRGTVLQPITSSPKYDSKDFTDVPYLEAISVHNEEHGEITIFAVNRHLKESLDLDVDIRSFGNVSLIEHVVLEHDDLKASNTKAHPNQVLPHNNGTAKVDGGQVSAVLGKASWNMIRLKVASS
- a CDS encoding ArsR family transcriptional regulator; this encodes MYLTTNAESLRVYEALASEVRLQIIDLLDERERHIKELAAELYLSSAIVSTHVSKLQQAGIVTSKMKRVGGGTYKYCSLSAEYLQIRLSKPNDQKRKNMETMLPVGHYTDVAAFPTCGIATVEKLIGQYDNPKYFLDPERMNAGILWFARGYVEYKVPNHLFVDQRVQELEISLEIGSEAPQINENWPSDIRFFINGLYLGEWTSPGDFGRVRGRLSPDWWQGDVNQYGLLKVLRLNANGTFIDGLQISELTIHDLDWETPFLTLRISAEESVPGRGGLTLYGKGFGNYNQDIRIRTYYD